Proteins from a single region of Stappia sp. ES.058:
- the gltB gene encoding glutamate synthase large subunit encodes MSKTDAMIEAQDFAGTPAPADALTAGSSTRAQRDDAARFGLYHPEKEHDACGVGFIAHLKGKASHQIIADGLQILKNLTHRGAVGADPLMGDGAGMLVQIPHEFFAEEAKGLGIDLPEQGRYGVGFIFLPRDPALRKTCEAIIERVIAAEGQACLGWRDVPVDNASLSKAPEIAATEPYSRQVFIACRDCETPDDFERRLFVLRKVISNTVRAESDAVENGFYIVSLSSRTLVYKGMFLATQLGAYYADLTDPRFTSALALVHQRFSTNTFPSWDLAHPYRMVAHNGEINTLRGNVNWMAARQASVSSPHFGEDISKLWPISYEGQSDTACFDNALEFLVSGGYSLAHAAMMLIPEAWAGNPLMDDNLRAFYEYHAALMEPWDGPAAVAFTDGRQIGATLDRNGLRPARYIVTDDDLVIMSSEVGVLPVPEEKIIRKWRLQPGKMLLIDLAEGRIISDDEIKRTLSTANPYKDWLHRTQIVLEDMPAVRGRAPVAAESLLDRQQAFGYSQEDIKLLMQPMATIGQEAIGSMGTDTPISALSDKPKLLYTYFKQNFAQVTNPPIDPIREELVMSLVSFIGPRPNLFDLKGLSTSKRLEVRQPILTNDDLEKIRTIGDTSDNQFSAKTLDITYDVSHGAQGMREALNNLCASAERAVANGYNIIILSDRLLSRARIPIPALLATAAVHHHLIREGKRTSVGLVVETGEAREVHHFCVLAGYGAEAINPYLAFETLLQLHAELDFPEEVDADEVVHRYIKSIDKGILKVMSKMGISTYQSYCGAQIFDAVGLSSDFVKEFFFGTATTIEGIDLDAVSDETTRRHRVAFDDVPMLRDALDVGGEYNYRIRGERHMWTPDNIASLQHAVRRNLPDTYREYARETNEENGRFTIRGLFKVKTAEDMGRKPVAIEDVEPAAEIVKRFSTGAMSFGSISREAHSTLAVAMNQIGGKSNTGEGGEEPERYRTMPDGSMNPMRSAIKQVASGRFGVTTDYLVNADMIQIKVAQGAKPGEGGQLPGHKVDAVIAKVRHSTQGVGLISPPPHHDIYSIEDLAQLIYDLKNVNSAADISVKLVSEVGVGTVAAGVAKARADHITISGYDGGTGASPLTSIKHAGSPWEMGLAETQQTLVLNGLRSRIALQVDGGLKTGRDVVIGALLGADEFGFSTAPLIAAGCIMMRKCHLNTCPVGIATQDPVLRKRFKGMPEHVVNFFFFVAEEVRELMAAMGVTRFEELVGDTKMLDQEKMSEHWKARGLDFSRLFHMPDATPENRRWTERQKHPIDDILDRRLIAAAEPALERKEKVTITETIMNVDRSTGAMLSGEVARRYGHKGLKPDTIEINLTGTAGQAFGAFLTRGISMRLEGDANDYVGKGLAGGRLVIRPSPKSGADPDTSITAGNTVLYGATEGECYIRGIAGERFAVRNSGALAVVEGVGDHGCEYMTGGVVVVLGWTGRNFAAGMSGGVAYVLDEDNSFRSRCNLAMVDIEPVPEEDDLLEKLHHHGGDIEHKGRVDLTADMTRHDDERLRQLISNHIAHTGSAWAQEILDNWDDFRPKFVKVMPVEYRRALKEMEEKRLGLVAAE; translated from the coding sequence ATGAGCAAGACCGACGCGATGATCGAAGCACAGGACTTCGCAGGAACACCCGCACCGGCCGATGCCCTGACGGCAGGTTCTTCAACGCGCGCACAGCGCGACGACGCCGCCCGCTTCGGCCTTTATCATCCTGAAAAGGAACATGACGCCTGCGGTGTCGGCTTCATTGCGCATCTCAAGGGCAAGGCGTCGCACCAGATCATCGCCGACGGTCTTCAGATCCTGAAGAACCTGACCCATCGCGGCGCCGTCGGCGCCGATCCGCTGATGGGCGACGGCGCGGGCATGCTCGTGCAGATCCCGCATGAATTTTTTGCCGAAGAGGCAAAGGGCCTTGGCATCGACCTGCCCGAACAGGGACGCTACGGCGTCGGCTTCATTTTCCTTCCCCGCGATCCCGCGCTGCGCAAGACCTGCGAAGCCATCATCGAGCGGGTGATTGCGGCGGAGGGGCAGGCGTGTCTCGGCTGGCGTGATGTGCCGGTCGACAACGCCTCGCTGTCCAAGGCGCCGGAGATCGCGGCGACCGAGCCCTATTCGCGTCAGGTCTTCATTGCCTGCCGCGACTGCGAGACGCCGGACGATTTCGAACGCCGGCTCTTCGTGCTGCGCAAGGTGATTTCCAACACCGTGCGTGCGGAAAGCGATGCCGTCGAAAACGGATTCTATATCGTCTCGCTGTCGAGCCGCACCCTGGTCTACAAGGGCATGTTCCTCGCCACCCAGCTTGGGGCCTATTACGCCGATTTGACCGACCCGCGCTTCACCTCGGCGCTGGCACTCGTTCACCAGCGGTTCTCCACCAACACTTTCCCCTCCTGGGATCTTGCGCATCCCTACCGGATGGTCGCGCACAACGGCGAGATCAACACGCTGCGCGGCAACGTCAACTGGATGGCTGCGCGCCAGGCGAGCGTCTCCTCGCCGCATTTCGGCGAGGACATCTCCAAGCTGTGGCCGATCTCCTACGAGGGCCAGTCGGACACGGCCTGTTTCGACAATGCGCTGGAATTCCTCGTTTCGGGCGGGTATTCGCTCGCACATGCGGCGATGATGCTGATTCCGGAAGCCTGGGCCGGCAACCCGCTGATGGACGATAATCTGCGCGCCTTCTACGAGTATCACGCGGCCCTGATGGAGCCGTGGGACGGCCCGGCCGCCGTTGCCTTCACCGACGGACGCCAGATCGGCGCGACGCTGGACCGCAACGGCCTGCGCCCGGCCCGCTACATCGTGACCGACGACGATCTCGTGATCATGTCGTCAGAGGTCGGCGTGCTCCCGGTCCCGGAAGAAAAAATCATCCGCAAGTGGCGGCTGCAGCCGGGCAAGATGCTGCTCATCGATCTGGCCGAGGGCCGCATCATCTCCGACGACGAGATCAAGCGCACCCTGTCGACGGCCAACCCCTACAAGGACTGGCTGCACCGTACCCAGATCGTGCTGGAAGACATGCCGGCAGTGCGCGGTCGCGCACCCGTGGCGGCCGAAAGCCTGCTCGACCGCCAACAGGCCTTCGGCTACAGCCAGGAAGACATCAAGCTCCTGATGCAGCCGATGGCGACGATCGGCCAGGAAGCCATCGGCTCAATGGGAACGGACACCCCGATTTCCGCGCTCTCCGACAAGCCGAAGCTGCTCTACACCTATTTCAAGCAGAACTTCGCCCAGGTCACCAACCCGCCGATCGATCCGATCCGCGAGGAACTGGTGATGAGCCTGGTATCCTTCATCGGGCCGCGTCCGAACCTGTTCGACCTCAAGGGCCTGTCGACATCCAAGCGGCTCGAGGTGCGCCAGCCGATCCTCACCAATGACGACCTGGAAAAGATCCGCACCATTGGCGATACGTCCGACAACCAGTTCTCGGCCAAGACGCTCGACATCACCTATGACGTCTCTCATGGCGCGCAAGGCATGCGCGAGGCGCTCAACAACCTGTGCGCCAGTGCCGAGCGGGCGGTGGCAAACGGCTACAACATCATCATCCTGTCCGACCGTCTGCTGTCCCGCGCCCGGATCCCGATCCCGGCGCTCCTGGCGACGGCGGCCGTGCACCATCACCTGATCCGAGAGGGCAAGCGCACCTCCGTCGGTCTCGTGGTGGAAACCGGCGAAGCCCGCGAAGTGCATCATTTCTGCGTGCTGGCCGGCTACGGCGCGGAGGCGATCAACCCCTATCTGGCCTTCGAGACGCTCTTGCAGCTGCATGCCGAGCTCGACTTCCCCGAGGAGGTCGATGCCGACGAGGTCGTGCACCGCTACATCAAGTCGATCGACAAGGGCATTCTCAAGGTGATGTCCAAGATGGGCATCTCGACCTACCAGTCCTATTGCGGCGCGCAGATCTTCGACGCGGTCGGCCTGTCGAGTGATTTCGTCAAGGAGTTCTTCTTCGGCACGGCGACGACGATCGAGGGCATCGACCTCGACGCCGTATCGGACGAAACCACCCGCCGTCACAGGGTCGCCTTCGACGACGTGCCGATGCTGCGCGACGCGCTCGACGTCGGTGGCGAATACAACTACCGCATCCGCGGCGAGCGCCATATGTGGACGCCCGACAACATCGCCTCGCTTCAGCATGCGGTGCGCCGCAACCTGCCGGACACATACCGCGAGTACGCCAGAGAAACCAACGAGGAGAACGGCCGATTCACGATCCGCGGCCTGTTCAAGGTGAAAACGGCCGAAGACATGGGCCGCAAGCCCGTCGCCATCGAGGACGTCGAACCGGCAGCGGAAATCGTCAAGCGTTTCTCCACGGGCGCCATGTCCTTCGGCTCGATCTCGCGCGAGGCGCATTCGACACTCGCGGTGGCGATGAACCAGATCGGCGGCAAGTCGAACACCGGCGAGGGCGGCGAGGAGCCGGAGCGTTACCGGACGATGCCGGACGGGTCGATGAACCCGATGCGCTCCGCGATCAAGCAGGTCGCCTCGGGCCGTTTCGGCGTCACCACAGATTATCTCGTCAACGCCGACATGATCCAGATCAAGGTGGCGCAGGGTGCAAAACCCGGCGAGGGCGGTCAGTTGCCCGGCCACAAGGTCGACGCTGTCATCGCCAAGGTGCGCCATTCGACGCAAGGTGTTGGCCTGATTTCCCCGCCGCCGCACCACGACATCTATTCGATCGAGGATCTGGCGCAGCTGATCTACGATCTGAAGAACGTCAATTCGGCCGCCGACATTTCGGTCAAGCTCGTGTCCGAGGTCGGTGTCGGCACGGTTGCGGCCGGCGTCGCAAAGGCGCGCGCAGACCACATCACCATCTCCGGCTACGACGGTGGCACCGGCGCCTCGCCGCTGACCTCGATCAAGCACGCCGGCAGCCCCTGGGAAATGGGCCTTGCCGAAACGCAGCAGACGCTGGTGCTGAACGGCCTGCGCTCGCGCATCGCGCTTCAGGTTGACGGCGGTCTGAAGACCGGCCGGGACGTCGTGATCGGCGCGTTGTTGGGTGCCGACGAATTCGGCTTCTCCACCGCGCCGCTGATCGCGGCCGGCTGCATCATGATGCGCAAGTGCCATTTGAACACCTGCCCGGTCGGCATCGCCACGCAGGACCCGGTTCTGCGCAAGCGCTTCAAGGGCATGCCGGAGCATGTGGTGAACTTCTTCTTCTTCGTCGCCGAGGAAGTGCGCGAGCTGATGGCCGCCATGGGCGTCACGCGCTTCGAGGAACTCGTCGGCGACACCAAGATGCTCGATCAGGAAAAAATGTCGGAACACTGGAAAGCGCGTGGGCTCGACTTCTCGCGCCTCTTCCACATGCCCGACGCTACGCCCGAAAACAGACGTTGGACCGAACGCCAGAAGCATCCGATCGACGACATTCTCGATCGCCGCCTGATCGCTGCCGCCGAACCGGCGCTGGAGCGCAAGGAAAAGGTGACGATCACCGAGACGATCATGAATGTCGACCGCTCGACCGGCGCCATGCTCTCCGGCGAGGTTGCGCGGCGCTACGGCCACAAGGGGCTGAAACCCGATACCATCGAGATCAATCTGACGGGCACCGCCGGGCAGGCCTTCGGCGCCTTCCTGACGCGCGGCATCTCGATGCGGCTTGAAGGCGATGCCAATGATTACGTCGGCAAGGGCCTTGCCGGCGGACGGCTGGTAATCCGGCCAAGTCCCAAGAGCGGAGCCGACCCCGATACGTCGATCACCGCCGGCAACACCGTGCTCTACGGTGCAACGGAAGGCGAGTGCTACATTCGCGGCATTGCCGGCGAACGCTTCGCCGTTCGCAATTCCGGCGCGCTGGCGGTTGTCGAGGGCGTGGGCGACCACGGTTGCGAATACATGACCGGCGGCGTGGTCGTCGTGCTGGGCTGGACGGGGCGCAACTTCGCGGCCGGCATGTCCGGCGGTGTCGCCTATGTGCTCGACGAGGACAATTCCTTCCGCAGCCGCTGCAATCTCGCGATGGTCGACATCGAACCGGTGCCGGAAGAAGACGACCTGCTTGAAAAGCTCCACCACCATGGCGGCGACATCGAGCACAAGGGACGCGTCGACCTCACCGCCGACATGACCCGACACGACGACGAGCGCTTGCGCCAGTTGATCTCCAACCACATTGCGCACACGGGCTCGGCCTGGGCGCAGGAGATCCTCGACAACTGGGACGACTTCCGACCGAAGTTCGTCAAGGTGATGCCGGTGGAATACCGCCGCGCGCTCAAGGAAATGGAAGAAAAGCGGCTCGGCCTGGTGGCGGCCGAGTAA
- a CDS encoding glutamate synthase subunit beta, with translation MGKVTGFLEIDRQEQKYQPASDRIRHFKEFTLPLEDKEVERQAARCMDCGIPYCHGPVGCPVNNQIPDWNDLIYNGDWEEAARNLHSTNNFPEFTGRICPAPCEEACTLNLEDVPVAIKTVEQAIADKAYAEGWIKPEPPAVKTGKTVAVVGSGPAGMAAAQQLARAGHTVHVYERQQKAGGLMRYGIPDFKMEKHYIDRRVEQMEAEGVVFHYGADVGVSVTVDELKHRHDALLLTCGAERPRDPGLPGMDLQGCMYAMPFLVQQNRRVGGEDVSGEAPFWAGGKHVVVIGGGDTASDCVGTSFRQGALSVTQLDIRQRPPEKEDKLAVWPFWPTKMRTSSSQAEGADREFAAATLEIVGEDGHVTGVKCARVDEKRVPIPGSEFILRAELVLAAIGFAGPAEGTYLEELKDEMARDARGNILADTDAYKTSVDGIFAAGDVRRGQSLVVWAIREGRQAARSIDLHLTGSTNLPR, from the coding sequence ATGGGAAAAGTCACCGGTTTTCTGGAAATCGATCGGCAGGAACAAAAGTACCAGCCGGCGTCGGACCGTATCCGCCACTTCAAGGAGTTCACGCTCCCGCTGGAGGACAAGGAAGTCGAGCGCCAGGCCGCCCGCTGCATGGACTGTGGCATTCCCTATTGCCACGGCCCCGTCGGCTGTCCGGTCAACAACCAGATCCCCGACTGGAACGACCTGATCTACAACGGCGACTGGGAAGAGGCGGCGCGCAACCTGCACTCCACCAACAATTTCCCGGAGTTCACGGGCCGCATCTGCCCCGCACCCTGCGAGGAAGCCTGCACGCTCAACCTCGAGGACGTGCCGGTCGCGATCAAGACCGTGGAACAGGCGATTGCCGACAAGGCCTATGCGGAAGGCTGGATCAAGCCGGAACCGCCGGCGGTGAAGACCGGCAAGACCGTCGCGGTCGTCGGCTCGGGACCGGCCGGCATGGCCGCGGCCCAGCAGCTGGCGCGCGCCGGCCACACGGTGCATGTCTATGAGCGCCAGCAAAAGGCCGGCGGCCTGATGCGCTACGGCATTCCCGACTTCAAGATGGAAAAGCACTACATCGACCGCCGCGTCGAGCAGATGGAAGCCGAAGGCGTTGTTTTCCACTATGGCGCCGATGTCGGCGTCTCGGTCACGGTGGATGAACTGAAGCATCGCCACGACGCGCTGCTGCTGACCTGCGGCGCGGAACGCCCGCGCGATCCGGGCCTGCCCGGCATGGATCTTCAGGGCTGCATGTATGCCATGCCGTTCCTGGTGCAGCAGAACCGCCGCGTCGGTGGCGAGGATGTCTCCGGCGAGGCGCCGTTCTGGGCCGGCGGAAAGCATGTCGTCGTGATCGGCGGCGGCGATACGGCGTCCGACTGCGTCGGCACCTCGTTCCGCCAGGGGGCGCTATCCGTCACCCAGCTCGACATCCGCCAGCGCCCGCCCGAAAAGGAAGACAAGCTCGCGGTCTGGCCCTTCTGGCCGACCAAGATGCGCACGTCCTCCAGTCAGGCCGAGGGCGCCGACCGCGAGTTCGCGGCCGCAACCCTCGAAATCGTTGGCGAGGACGGGCATGTAACGGGTGTCAAATGCGCCCGCGTCGATGAAAAGCGCGTACCGATCCCCGGCTCGGAATTCATCCTGCGCGCCGAACTGGTGCTGGCGGCGATCGGCTTCGCGGGTCCTGCGGAAGGCACCTATCTGGAAGAGCTGAAGGATGAAATGGCCCGCGACGCGCGCGGCAACATCCTTGCCGACACGGACGCCTACAAGACCTCGGTGGACGGCATCTTCGCCGCCGGCGACGTGCGCCGCGGCCAGTCGCTGGTCGTCTGGGCGATCCGCGAGGGCCGTCAGGCTGCCCGCTCCATCGACCTGCATCTGACCGGATCCACCAACCTGCCGCGTTGA
- a CDS encoding Hsp20 family protein, whose amino-acid sequence MRHMDFSPLYRSTVGFDRLFAMLDANAQDAPSYPPYNIERTGETSYRITMAVAGFRDEDLTLEAKEHVLTVKGERPAEADSGEFLHRGIAARAFERRFQLADFVEVRGASLENGLLHIDLAREIPEAMKPRKIEITNGDGARQIESSVN is encoded by the coding sequence ATGCGTCACATGGATTTCAGCCCCCTTTATCGCTCCACGGTCGGCTTTGACCGGCTGTTCGCAATGCTTGATGCCAACGCGCAGGATGCGCCGAGCTATCCGCCCTACAACATCGAGCGGACCGGCGAGACGTCCTACCGGATTACCATGGCGGTCGCGGGCTTCCGCGATGAGGACCTGACGCTTGAAGCGAAGGAACACGTGCTGACGGTGAAGGGCGAGCGCCCTGCTGAAGCCGACAGCGGCGAATTCCTGCACCGCGGCATCGCCGCGCGCGCCTTCGAGCGTCGCTTCCAGCTTGCCGACTTCGTCGAAGTGCGGGGCGCGAGCCTGGAAAACGGCCTGCTGCACATCGACCTCGCGCGCGAAATCCCCGAGGCGATGAAGCCGCGCAAGATCGAGATCACCAACGGCGACGGCGCGCGGCAGATCGAAAGCAGCGTGAACTAG
- a CDS encoding low specificity L-threonine aldolase: MNFSSDNWAGASQPVMDALTRHNHGSAPAYGADPLTDRITQRFRDIFETDVSVLFTATGTAANALSMAACARPGGLVLASETAHLHCDEWGSAEFYTHGMKILPLATTAGRIAPDAVAEALAKYREGSRFGVPAALSLTQATECGTVYSPGEVAALTARARENGLVCHMDGARFANALVHLGATPAELTWKAGIDVLSFGATKNGCWCAEAMVVFNPQSLPHLAIHRARAGHLFSKSRFVAAQFDGYFEGDHWLDLARSANGAAARLAEGIGQGGRARVAWPVQANEVFAVLTQAQIAKLRGEGAKFYEWSREGCEDDEHVVRLVASFETTAEEVDRFVALL, translated from the coding sequence ATGAACTTTTCCAGCGACAATTGGGCGGGGGCTTCGCAGCCGGTGATGGATGCGCTCACCCGCCACAATCACGGTTCTGCGCCGGCCTACGGTGCGGATCCGCTCACCGACCGGATCACCCAGCGCTTCCGGGACATCTTCGAAACTGACGTTTCGGTGCTTTTCACGGCGACCGGCACGGCAGCGAATGCACTGTCAATGGCGGCCTGCGCGCGCCCGGGCGGATTGGTCCTGGCAAGCGAAACCGCGCATCTTCATTGTGACGAATGGGGATCGGCCGAGTTCTACACTCACGGCATGAAGATCCTGCCGCTCGCCACGACGGCCGGTCGCATCGCACCCGATGCGGTGGCCGAGGCTCTCGCCAAATACCGCGAGGGAAGCCGTTTCGGCGTGCCTGCGGCACTGAGCCTCACCCAGGCAACAGAATGCGGCACGGTGTATTCGCCGGGCGAAGTTGCAGCGCTGACCGCGCGGGCGCGCGAAAACGGGCTTGTCTGCCACATGGATGGCGCCCGTTTCGCAAACGCACTCGTGCATCTGGGGGCAACCCCCGCAGAGCTCACCTGGAAGGCCGGGATCGACGTCCTGTCGTTCGGCGCGACCAAGAACGGCTGCTGGTGCGCCGAGGCGATGGTCGTGTTCAACCCGCAGTCCCTGCCGCATCTTGCAATTCATCGCGCGCGTGCCGGGCACCTGTTTTCCAAGTCGCGTTTCGTGGCAGCGCAGTTCGACGGGTACTTCGAAGGCGATCACTGGCTCGATCTTGCGCGCAGCGCCAATGGGGCAGCCGCGCGTCTTGCCGAAGGGATCGGGCAGGGCGGACGCGCGCGTGTCGCCTGGCCCGTACAGGCGAACGAGGTTTTTGCGGTCCTGACGCAAGCGCAGATCGCGAAGCTGAGGGGCGAGGGTGCAAAATTCTACGAGTGGTCGCGCGAGGGCTGTGAGGACGACGAACACGTGGTCCGGCTTGTCGCGAGCTTCGAGACAACCGCCGAGGAGGTCGACCGGTTCGTCGCGCTGCTTTGA